The Deltaproteobacteria bacterium genomic sequence TCCCTTGGAGTCATTAATATAAGTGACGCCTTTGAATTCGCGCACAAGTTGCATGCGGTGAGGGAGAGGAGTGAAACTTTCCAATCCTTTTTGAAGAAGCTTATTATCATTAACGTAAGGCGAGAGGGACAGAAGGGTGGCCAGCATGTTTTCCCAATTATGAATTCCTTTGAGAGAAACTTTGTCCAATGCGAAACGGAAAATGTCACCGCTAAACTTTGTTTTTAAATTTAATCCGCCTTCTTCCATCCAACCACCCAATTTTAATTGTCGCTTCGTACTGAACATCAATCGAGAAGAAGGAATTTGCTCAACGGACTGCGATACAACATCATCCTCTCCATTATAAATAACGAGTCCGTTCGGAGCGGTTTGCTGAATCAGTTTTGATTTTGCCATCACATAATCATTAAAATCAGTGTGCCAATCGAGGTGGTCTTCTGTGATGTTGAGCCAGACCGCGACATCGGGTTTCAGAGAGGGAATGGCTTCCATCTGGTAACTCGAAATTTCCAAAACCAAAAATTCAGATTGCTTCGCTTCTTCCAGACAATCAAGCAAAGGCTTGCCCACATTTCCGGCGAGGAGTGACTTCCTGCCCGCGGTTGTTAACAAGTGGTGGATGAGACTAACAGTCGTCGTTTTTCCATTGGTCCCCGTAACCGCAATGGTTTTGGGTCCATAGTCCATGGTCCATAGTCCATGGTCCTGCAAGGCCAACTCCATCTCTCCCAAAACCGGAATTCCTTTTTTTCGCGCCGCTTCCAAGGCTTTGTCTCTCCACGGAATACCCGGACTCACC encodes the following:
- the murD gene encoding UDP-N-acetylmuramoyl-L-alanine--D-glutamate ligase, which codes for MDLLNKKVLIVGFGKSGQAALRYCLLKGARPAVADLRDKTQLEKSIEPFKGSPVDWYLGLHDENVFTAADLIVVSPGIPWRDKALEAARKKGIPVLGEMELALQDHGLWTMDYGPKTIAVTGTNGKTTTVSLIHHLLTTAGRKSLLAGNVGKPLLDCLEEAKQSEFLVLEISSYQMEAIPSLKPDVAVWLNITEDHLDWHTDFNDYVMAKSKLIQQTAPNGLVIYNGEDDVVSQSVEQIPSSRLMFSTKRQLKLGGWMEEGGLNLKTKFSGDIFRFALDKVSLKGIHNWENMLATLLSLSPYVNDNKLLQKGLESFTPLPHRMQLVREFKGVTYINDSKGTNVGAALKAIASTKPPIVWIAGGKDKGGSYAPLRDLLEKKSKKNFLFGEAKQKMAKELKGCGEIVIVNDLKEAVGEAAKIAISGDTVLFSPACSSFDMFKDYADRGNKFAELVASLQ